In Rhipicephalus microplus isolate Deutch F79 chromosome 7, USDA_Rmic, whole genome shotgun sequence, one genomic interval encodes:
- the LOC119179667 gene encoding uncharacterized protein LOC119179667 isoform X7, producing the protein MQRALRGEQKEPPCNEPGLSANDISVEWHTTELYDESRQAWRQQNRPSHGDLNLWRLRRTTPPSATQTALHEAALFLSVTSGGLASTQE; encoded by the exons ATGCAGCGCGCACTTCGGGGGGAACAAAAGGAGCCCCCATGCAACGAACCCGGCCTATCTGCCAACGATATTTCCGTCGAGTGGCATACAACAG AGCTCTACGACGAGTCTCGGCAGGCATGGCGACAGCAGAACAGGCCCAGTCACGGCGATTTAAATCTATG GCGACTCAGACGGACGACACCGCCCAGTGCTACACAGACGGCTCTGCACGAGGCTGCACTTTTCCTGTCAGTGACATCCGGTGGCTTGGCATCGACCCAG
- the LOC119179667 gene encoding uncharacterized protein LOC119179667 isoform X2, giving the protein MQRALRGEQKEPPCNEPGLSANDISVEWHTTELYDESRQAWRQQNRPSHGDLNLWRLRRTTPPSATQTALHEAALFLSVTSGGLASTQATQEVTIIQGQDLRSLKTLKRTVCTSNEAWRRHTGSALSASGKMAAAGVT; this is encoded by the exons ATGCAGCGCGCACTTCGGGGGGAACAAAAGGAGCCCCCATGCAACGAACCCGGCCTATCTGCCAACGATATTTCCGTCGAGTGGCATACAACAG AGCTCTACGACGAGTCTCGGCAGGCATGGCGACAGCAGAACAGGCCCAGTCACGGCGATTTAAATCTATG GCGACTCAGACGGACGACACCGCCCAGTGCTACACAGACGGCTCTGCACGAGGCTGCACTTTTCCTGTCAGTGACATCCGGTGGCTTGGCATCGACCCAG GCAACGCAGGAGGTAACCATTATCCAAGGGCAAGACTTGCGCTCATTGAAAACTTTGAAGAGAACAGTGTGCACCAGCAACGAAGCCTGGAGGCGACACACCGGCAGCGCGCTTTCTGCCTCCGGCAAGATGGCTGCCGCTGGCGTCACCTGA
- the LOC119179667 gene encoding uncharacterized protein LOC119179667 isoform X6, translated as MQRALRGEQKEPPCNEPGLSANDISVEWHTTELYDESRQAWRQQNRPSHGDLNLWRLRRTTPPSATQTALHEAALFLSVTSGGLASTQVAVW; from the exons ATGCAGCGCGCACTTCGGGGGGAACAAAAGGAGCCCCCATGCAACGAACCCGGCCTATCTGCCAACGATATTTCCGTCGAGTGGCATACAACAG AGCTCTACGACGAGTCTCGGCAGGCATGGCGACAGCAGAACAGGCCCAGTCACGGCGATTTAAATCTATG GCGACTCAGACGGACGACACCGCCCAGTGCTACACAGACGGCTCTGCACGAGGCTGCACTTTTCCTGTCAGTGACATCCGGTGGCTTGGCATCGACCCAG GTTGCAGTTTGGTAG
- the LOC142767639 gene encoding THAP domain-containing protein 1-like yields the protein MVTSCVAYGCTNRLKKGSGLTFHLFPKNAEVRSLWERAVRREGWRAKDGNHLCSVHFTPECFDHTGQTTRLRVGSVPTSFPAFPPHLQKPVKQKRPDPKSRDFPAPLGPECSGLCDLPGAEYFPEDSPTKQFYKDKVLSSQEEITQLKKKVKTLQQTKRRLVKRNETAQEIIKEIRERKLLSEEGSHVFSSVFSDDIQQLLCRVGNEQKGKYPPELRAFALTLHF from the exons ATGGTTACCTCCTGCGTTGCCTACGGATGCACAAACaggctgaagaaaggttctgGCCTCACATTTCACCT GTTTCCAAAGAATGCAGAAGTTCGGAGTCTTTGGGAGCGGGCAGTTCGCCGTGAAGGGTGGCGCGCTAAGGATGGAAACCACCTGTGCTCTGTACATTTCACTCCTGAGTGCTTTGACCACACTGGGCAAACGACGCGACTGCGGGTGGGAAGTGTGCCCACGTCGTTTCCAGCTTTTCCGCCTCATCTGCAGAAACCT GTCAAACAGAAGCGTCCCGACCCCAAGTCTCGAGATTTCCCGGCCCCGCTTGGTCCTGAGTGTTCTGGGTTGTGCGACCTGCCTGGAGCTGAATATTTTCCTGAAGACTCGCCAACCAAACAGTTCTACAAAGACAAGGTCCTTTCCTCACAAGAAGAGATAACCCAGTTGAAGAAGAAggtcaaaacactgcagcaaacTAAACGAAGGCTGGTCAAGAGAAATGAAACCGCCCAAGAAATCATCAAAGAAATCAGAGAGCGAAAACTCTTGTCAGAAGAAGGCTCGCATGTGTTTTCATCTGTTTTCTCGGATGACATTCAGCAACTACTGTGCAGGGTGGGCAATGAGCAGAAGGGCAAGTACCCACCTGAGCTGCGAGCGTTTGCACTGACTTTGCATTTTTAG